The following proteins are co-located in the Betta splendens chromosome 9, fBetSpl5.4, whole genome shotgun sequence genome:
- the LOC114863213 gene encoding protein FAM180A produces MTPRPVLLLAVYLSLLQASAQHRRTPLYPSAFRIKRGTHTLLNPTFQRSVEDTALLFEVLLAGMQVEGEGRSMLLPDEELASLRCVEKLQVICEDVLPKELSDIRRLAAELARRRQRLSGPDFERTVLTLMYGAQTPARISNERQREAWTDAVVQLFRALQKDLDPR; encoded by the exons ATGACGCCGCggccggttctgctgctggcCGTTTACCTGTCGCTCCTCCAGGCCTCCGCTCAGCACCGCAGGACAC CTTTGTATCCGTCTGCGTTCAGGATCAAGCGAGGGACCCACACGCTGCTCAACCCTACGTTCCAGCGCTCAGTGGAGGACACCGCTTTGCTGTTTGAG GTCCTGCTGGCAGGGATGCAGGTGGAGGGCGAGGGGCGCTCCATGCTGCTCCCAGATGAGGAGCTGGCCTCCCTGCGGTGCGTGGAGAAGCTCCAGGTCATCTGTGAGGACGTCCTGCCCAAGGAGCTGTCTGACATCCGGCGCCTGGCGGCGGAGCTCGCCCGGCGCCGGCAGCGCCTGAGCGGGCCGGACTTTGAGAGGACGGTGCTGACGCTGATGTACGGCGCGCAGACGCCGGCTCGCATCAGTAACGAGCGGCAGAGAGAAGCGTGGACGGACGCGGTCGTCCAGCTGTTCAGAGCTCTTCAAAAGGACCTGGACCCCAGATGA
- the LOC129604683 gene encoding uncharacterized protein LOC129604683, producing MEFTCAELPSDLHKYFKILAEDYRRASNSEDQRSAVEVAIVTLEDDDTALDHPSVHRLYERLCAKFDELSDALCTTPAPVAPPMVSVSSSPPRRIVVPAPTCPAPWLFPWEDFLLSRGPQSPVQPRAAQSPVQPRAAQSPVQPRAAQSPVQPRAAQTPVQPRVAQTPVQPCVTHAPVQPCRLQAPAQSNLVQTPDQPCVAQTPDQPCVAQTPDQPCVAQTPDQPCVAQTPDQPCVAQTPDQPCVAQTPDQPCVAQTPDQPCRLPRPQISRVSPRPQISRVSPRPQISRVLPRPQFSRVLPRPQFRPCPRQRAPSV from the exons atggagtttacctgcgccgagctacccagcgacctacataagtatttcaagatccttgcggaggattaccgacgggctagtaactcggaggatcagcgcagcgccgtagaggtggcaatagtgacgctggaggacgatgacaccgcgttagatcaccccagcgttcatcgcctctacgagcgactgtgcgcgaagtttgacgagttaagcgacgcgctctgtaccacgccagcgccagtcgcaccgccgatggtttcggtttcctcctccccgccccgtcggatcgtcgtgcctgcaccaacctgcccagctccatggttgtttccctgggaggatttcctgctctcacgcggccctcagtctccagttcagccgcgcgctgctcagtctccagttcagccgcgcgctgctcagtctccag ttcagccgcgcgctgctcagtctccagttcagccgcgcgctgctcagaccccagttcagccgcgcgttgcccagaccccagttcagccgtgtgttactcatgccccggtgcagccctgtcgtctccaggctccagcccagtcgaacctagtccagaccccagatcagccgtgtgtcgcccagaccccagatcagccgtgtgtcgcccagaccccagatcagccgtgtgtcgcccagaccccagatcagccgtgtgtcgcccagaccccagatcagccgtgtgtcgcccagaccccagatcagccgtgtgtcgcccagaccccagatcagccgtgtgtcgcccagaccccagatcagccgtgtcgcctgcccagaccccagatcagccgtgtgtcgcccagaccccagatcagccgtgtgtcgcccagaccccagatcagccgtgtgctgcccagaccccagttcagtcgtgtgttgcccagaccccagttccgtccttgtccccgtcagagggcaccgtccgtctga